From a region of the Gossypium raimondii isolate GPD5lz chromosome 10, ASM2569854v1, whole genome shotgun sequence genome:
- the LOC105778501 gene encoding aquaporin TIP1-3, with amino-acid sequence MPIHRIAVGAPGEASHPTVIKAALAEFFSMIIFVFAGEGSGMAYNKLTNNGSSTPAGLVAASLSHAFALFVAVSVGANISGGHVNPAVTFGAFIGGHITLLRSFSYWIAQLLGSVVACLLLKFASGGMETSAFALSSGVSTWNALIFEIVMTFGLVYTVYATAVDPKKGDLGIIAPIAIGFIVGANILAGGAFDGASMNPAVSFGPAVVSWTWTNHWVYWVGPFIGAAIAAIIYDNIFICDGTHQPLPSNDF; translated from the exons ATGCCGATACATAGAATTGCGGTTGGGGCACCGGGAGAGGCCAGCCATCCGACTGTGATAAAAGCGGCTTTGGCTGAATTCTTTTCCatgattatttttgtatttgcCGGAGAAGGGTCCGGCATGGCTTACA ACAAGCTAACGAACAATGGGTCAAGCACACCAGCGGGGCTGGTAGCTGCATCATTGTCACATGCCTTTGCCTTGTTTGTGGCGGTTTCGGTTGGTGCAAACATTTCAGGTGGCCATGTTAACCCTGCTGTCACCTTCGGGGCATTCATCGGTGGCCACATTACTTTGTTACGAAGCTTTTCGTACTGGATTGCGCAGTTGCTAGGCTCCGTTGTCGCTTGCTTGCTTCTCAAGTTTGCCTCCGGTGGAATG GAAACATCAGCTTTTGCGCTATCCTCGGGTGTATCCACCTGGAACGCGCTGATCTTCGAGATCGTCATGACATTCGGCCTAGTTTACACGGTATACGCCACGGCCGTGGATCCAAAAAAGGGAGATTTGGGGATCATTGCTCCTATTGCAATTGGTTTCATAGTTGGTGCCAACATCTTGGCTGGTGGTGCTTTCGATGGTGCCTCGATGAACCCGGCAGTCTCATTCGGTCCTGCTGTTGTTAGCTGGACATGGACTAACCATTGGGTCTATTGGGTTGGTCCCTTCATCGGAGCCGCCATTGCTGCCATCATCTATGACAATATCTTCATTTGTGATGGCACCCATCAGCCTCTCCCTTccaatgatttttaa
- the LOC105776767 gene encoding receptor-like protein kinase THESEUS 1 — MVCIRKMEVSIVLVLFFFTFLFFVQSINCSGFTPVDGFLIDCGGSNPVEVDGSRVFRPDNSFRNVRLSPSTGIVVSGDVINGFSNSALYSSVRIFEKTSVYVIGTKQIGRHWLRLHFFPVQNTRYNLKSAVFSVMANGITLHRFSFSKSSQNSPVMKEYVIEIGDSGLELTFSPGNGSVAFVHGIEVVALPDTNFPSGVVPVPFGPEVEIPKRVAFETVYRINMGGPVLTPKNDSMWRTWETDQAYLINAASANNVSVNPNLIKYIDGVSAEIAPNSVYATAQEMAEANVTDQRFNISWRFDVDEGFTYFIRLHFCDIVSTVLNSLIFNVYINKQSALPSFDISSKTMVLSAAYYADFVTKVSMGSNQILVQVGPPDFRNLPTNAILNGLEIMKMSNHCGSLDGNVCKIRKNSKFPRRKLVALAISSAAVFAVLVFVVAALLLRLHRPKKPKRCPSTWFSLPANVGNSDSKVSICSLASTAQSHGLGRVLSFAEIREATKNFDESLVIGVGGFGKVYKGVLENGVMVAVKRGNPGSRQGLTEFRTEILMLSRLRHRHLVSLIGYCEEQNEMILVYEFMAGGPLRKHLYGSNLPSLSWKQRLEICIGAAKGLHYLHTGASDTIIHRDVKTTNILLDENFTAKVADFGLSKLGPTLDQTHVSTAVKGSFGYLDPEYFRRQQLTEKSDVYSFGVVLMEILCARPAINPALPREQVNIAEWGMYWQKRGQLQRIIDSNLVGLINIDSLRKFGETAEKCLAEHGVERPTMGDVLWNLEYALQLQEASIQNDSSDNSANHIPEIPGWIPQVESVDTDCYDIVSDQVASDATTTSDVFSQIMDPRGR, encoded by the coding sequence ATGGTATGTATTAGAAAAATGGAAGTTTCAATTGTGTTGGTCTTGTTCTTTttcacatttcttttctttgttcaaTCCATCAATTGTTCTGGTTTTACTCCTGTTGATGGTTTCTTAATTGATTGCGGCGGAAGTAATCCGGTCGAAGTTGATGGTTCTCGGGTTTTTCGACCCGATAATAGTTTTCGGAATGTGAGATTGTCACCTTCTACTGGCATTGTTGTTTCTGGGGATGTAATTAACGGTTTTAGTAACTCAGCTCTTTATAGTTCTGTTAGAATCTTTGAGAAAACATCAGTTTATGTTATTGGAACTAAGCAGATTGGTCGCCATTGGTTAAGGTTGCACTTTTTTCCTGTTCAAAACACAAGATACAATTTGAAATCTGCAGTTTTTTCAGTTATGGCTAATGGAATCACGTTGCACCGGTTTTCGTTTTCGAAATCGAGTCAAAACTCTCCAGTAATGAAGGAATATGTGATCGAGATCGGAGATTCGGGTTTGGAATTGACGTTTTCTCCAGGCAATGGTTCGGTTGCATTTGTTCATGGGATTGAGGTTGTGGCTTTACCCGACACGAATTTCCCTTCCGGTGTCGTGCCAGTTCCGTTTGGACCCGAAGTTGAGATCCCAAAACGTGTAGCTTTCGAGACGGTTTACAGGATAAACATGGGAGGCCCTGTTTTGACGCCCAAGAATGATTCTATGTGGAGGACATGGGAGACAGATCAAGCTTATTTGATAAATGCTGCATCGGCCAACAATGTTTCAGTGAATCCGAATTTGATCAAGTACATTGATGGTGTCTCGGCTGAAATTGCACCGAATTCGGTTTATGCTACTGCACAAGAAATGGCTGAAGCAAACGTGACCGATCAGAGGTTTAACATTTCGTGGAGGTTCGATGTCGATGAGGGCTTCACTTATTTCATTAGGCTGCATTTTTGTGACATTGTTAGTACCGTTCTTAACAGCTTGATTTTCAATGTTTATATCAACAAACAATCTGCTTTGCCATCTTTCGATATTTCCAGTAAGACGATGGTGTTATCGGCTGCCTACTATGCCGACTTCGTCACAAAGGTTTCGATGGGATCTAATCAGATTTTGGTTCAAGTCGGTCCACCTGATTTTAGAAATCTTCCAACCAATGCAATTTTGAATGGTTTAGAGATCATGAAAATGAGCAATCATTGTGGTAGCCTTGATGGAAATGTGTGTAAAATCCGAAAGAACTCGAAGTTCCCGAGAAGAAAATTGGTTGCTCTAGCAATTTCCTCGGCAGCGGTTTTCGCGGTTTTAGTGTTCGTCGTAGCAGCTCTGTTATTACGTTTGCACCGGCCAAAGAAGCCTAAACGTTGCCCCTCTACCTGGTTTTCTCTCCCAGCGAATGTGGGAAATTCGGATTCGAAAGTTTCGATTTGCAGCCTTGCTTCAACTGCACAATCTCACGGTTTAGGCCGGGTACTATCATTCGCAGAGATTCGTGAAGCAACCAAGAATTTTGACGAGAGCTTGGTCATTGGTGTAGGTGGATTTGGGAAGGTTTATAAAGGTGTTCTAGAGAATGGGGTCATGGTTGCGGTAAAGCGTGGAAATCCCGGATCCCGGCAAGGACTAACCGAGTTCAGGACGGAAATTTTGATGCTTTCCAGGTTGAGGCACAGGCACCTAGTTTCTCTTATAGGCTACTGTGAAGAACAAAACGAGATGATCCTCGTTTATGAGTTCATGGCAGGCGGTCCATTACGGAAACACTTGTACGGTTCCAATCTTCCATCGCTAAGCTGGAAACAACGGCTCGAAATCTGCATCGGAGCTGCGAAAGGCCTGCACTACCTTCACACAGGAGCATCAGACACAATCATTCACCGAGATGTGAAAACAACGAACATACTCCTCGATGAAAATTTCACAGCAAAGGTCGCGGATTTCGGATTGTCGAAACTAGGCCCTACATTAGACCAAACTCATGTAAGCACTGCAGTGAAAGGAAGCTTCGGTTATCTCGACCCGGAGTACTTCCGCCGACAGCAACTCACCGAGAAATCCGATGTGTACTCATTCGGAGTCGTTCTCATGGAAATTTTATGCGCTAGGCCTGCAATTAACCCAGCACTTCCAAGGGAACAAGTGAACATTGCTGAATGGGGTATGTATTGGCAAAAGAGAGGTCAATTACAAAGGATCATAGATTCAAATCTAGTCGGATTAATCAACATCGATTCCTTGAGAAAATTCGGCGAAACGGCCGAGAAATGCTTGGCCGAACACGGAGTTGAAAGGCCCACAATGGGTGATGTGTTATGGAACTTGGAGTATGCTCTTCAACTACAAGAGGCTTCGATACAAAACGATTCATCCGATAACAGCGCGAATCATATTCCGGAAATCCCAGGATGGATCCCTCAAGTCGAATCGGTTGACACCGATTGTTACGATATTGTCAGCGATCAAGTAGCTTCGGATGCAACAACAACGAGCGACGTGTTTTCACAGATTATGGATCCTAGAGGAAGATAG
- the LOC105775658 gene encoding LOW QUALITY PROTEIN: F-box protein At2g39490 (The sequence of the model RefSeq protein was modified relative to this genomic sequence to represent the inferred CDS: inserted 3 bases in 2 codons; deleted 2 bases in 1 codon; substituted 1 base at 1 genomic stop codon) — MNYFSSRNTRRFRFHCSEXWLLSAIIAPNNKLHLHFSAENMPNPTHFGWQIELNNPNNLSHHQPTPSTFFVKTLNLISVNHLSNEAASCMVSKFELLENLKIIGCHGLESMSIASNTKLLSLTIFDCPHLKSLHIRSYKLRTLLYRGKFPWFLPEFHFNLGNAMLDSRQGPAYNTFKTCDFDRVLLTIKNSEILTLCKWTFEALIYLSLSPFFQFCRLKELLWMDNYLKGFYNCDALITFLKXCPSLELLFVTIDYNSYVMPNATKCSEQVGRYTKLQHLGGLKLEGFDNQEDEILLAERLQDXFRSLIKVPSHGFQQPTVSHSLVSQDMLSYKFVQAKHTNQLCSKHGHMFYTVKYSFPTQFL, encoded by the exons ATGAACTACTTTTCTTCAAGGAATACACGAAGATTTCGGTTCCATTGCAGCGAATAATGGCTCTTATCAGCCATAATTGCACCTAACAATAAGCTTCACCTTCATTTCTCAGCTGAAAACATGCCAAATCCAACACATTTTGGTTGGCAAATAGAGTTGAATAACCCCAATAATCTTAGTCATCATCAGCCAACTCCCTCTACTTTTTTCGTTAAGACCCTTAATTTGATATCAGTAAACCACCTTAGCAATGAAGCAGCTTCGTGTATGGTCTCGAAATTTGAGCTTCTTGAGAACCTGAAAATCATTGGATGCCATGGATTGGAATCCATGAGCATTGCTTCTAATACAAAGCTTTTGAGCTTAACCATCTTTGATTGTCCACACTTAAAATCTCTCCATATTAGATCCTATAAACTTAGGACCCTTTTGTATAGAGGGAAATTTCCATGGTTTCTGCCTGAGTTTCATTTCAACCTTGGAAATGCCATGCTTGATTCTCGGCAAGGACCTGCTTACAATACCTTCAAAACATGTGATTTTGATCGAGTGCTGCTGACCATCAAGAATTCTGAAATTCTTACCTTGTGCAAATGGACTTTTGAG gcattaatttatttatcactATCACCATTTTTCCAATTTTGTAGACTTAAA GAGCTATTGTGGATGGATAATTATTTAAAGGGATTTTACAATTGTGATGCTTTAATCACATTCTTAAA CTGTCCTTCCTTGGAGCTACTCTTTGTGACT ATTGATTACAATAGCTATGTCATGCCAAATGCAACAAAATGTTCCGAGCAAGTGGGCAGATACACAAAATTACAGCATCTCGGAGGGTTAAAATTGGAAGGATTTGACAATCAAGAAGATGAGATTTTATTGGCCGAACGTTTACAAG GTTTCCGAAGCTTGATTAAGGTTCCTTCACATGGCTTTCAACAGCCAACGGTGTCTCATTCATTAGTGTCACAAGATATGCTTTCTTACAAGTTTGTTCAAGCGAAACACACGAACCAGTTATGTTCCAAACATGGTCATATGTTTTATACAGTAAAGTATTCATTTCCAACACAATTTTTATGA
- the LOC105775105 gene encoding F-box protein At2g39490: MEDFISSLPDGLLFHIISLLPFESAIQTIFLSTRWRFLWNLPLVQHGTKEDVPSAVSGFIANFDEHNPTRNTRRFRFHFGEYGLLSAILAPNNKLHLHFSAENMQNPTHFSWQIELNNPQNLSDHQPTPCTFFVKTLNLTSVNHLSSEAVSCMVSKFVLLENLNIIGCHGLESMSIDSDTKLLSLTIFDCPHLKSLHIRSYKLRTFLYRGKFPWFLPEFHFNLGNAMLDSRQGPAFNTFKICDFDRVLLTIKNSEILTLCKWTFEALICPSLSSFFQFYKLKELWWIDNYSKGFYNCDALITFVKLCPSLELLFVTIDHNSYVMPNATKCSKQVRRCTKLQHLKVVKLEGFDNQDNEILLIERLRDIIAIEPLILSTSDGICLRNFIRVPSLDSHHPKVSHSLVSQEMYSYKFVQVKHNNQLCPKHGHMISS; the protein is encoded by the exons ATGGAAGATTTCATAAGTAGTTTACCAGATGGACTACTTTTCCACATAATTTCTCTACTTCCCTTTGAATCTGCAATCCAAACAATTTTCCTATCAACTCGATGGAGATTTCTATGGAACCTGCCATTGGTTCAACATGGCACCAAAGAAGATGTTCCCTCTGCAGTTTCTGGGTTCATTGCAAATTTTGATGAACACAATCCAACAAGGAATACCAGAAGATTTCGGTTCCATTTCGGGGAATACGGTCTCTTATCAGCCATACTTGCACCTAACAATAAGCTTCACCTTCATTTCTCAGCTGAAAACATGCAAAATCCAACACATTTTAGTTGgcaaattgaattgaataaccCCCAAAATCTCAGTGATCATCAGCCAACTCCCTGTACTTTCTTCGTTAAGACCCTTAATTTGACATCAGTAAACCACCTAAGCAGTGAAGCAGTTTCGTGTATGGTCTCGAAATTTGTGCTTCTTGAGAACCTGAATATCATTGGGTGCCATGGATTGGAATCAATGAGCATTGATTCTGATACAAAGCTTTTGAGCTTAACCATCTTTGATTGTCCACACTTAAAATCTCTCCATATTAGATCCTATAAACTTAGGACTTTTTTGTATAGAGGGAAATTTCCATGGTTTCTGCCTGAGTTTCATTTCAACCTTGGAAATGCCATGCTTGATTCTAGGCAAGGCCCTGCTTTCAATACCTTCAAAATATGTGATTTTGATCGAGTGCTGCTGACCATCAAGAATTCTGAAATTCTTACCTTGTGCAAATGGACTTTTGAG gCATTAATTTGTCCATCTCTATCAtcttttttccaattttataaaCTAAAGGAGCTATGGTGGATCGATAATTATTCAAAGGGATTTTACAATTGTGATGCTTTAATCACATTCGTAAAACTTTGTCCTTCCTTAGAGCTACTCTTTGTGACA ATTGATCACAATAGCTATGTCATGCCAAATGCAACCAAATGTTCCAAGCAAGTACGCAGATGCACAAAATTACAGCATCTCAAAGTGGTTAAATTGGAAGGATTTGACAATCAAGATAATGAGATTTTATTGATCGAACGTTTACGAGATATCATCGCCATCGAGCCATTAATCTTATCGACATCGGACGGAATATGTCTCCGAAACTTTATTAGGGTTCCTTCTCTTGATTCTCACCACCCAAAGGTGTCTCATTCATTAGTGTCACAAGAAATGTATTCTTACAAGTTTGTTCAAGTGAAACACAATAATCAGttatgtcccaaacatggtcacATGATAAGTTCGTAG